A genomic segment from Tuwongella immobilis encodes:
- a CDS encoding PQQ-dependent sugar dehydrogenase produces the protein MTTIRPSVLSLEDRSVPTTLPTGFSESVLAEGLSRPSAMAVAPDGRIFITEQGGTVRIVDDGELVATPLLTVNVDPSVNTKFSHSGLIGIAIDPDFRTNGHIYINYTAPGENGDQPFNRISRYTVNADNMTVGGETVLVELDPLDDPTSEQGGTMVFGRDGKLYVGVGYLDNLDNPQSLNNRFGKILRYNKDGSIPDDNPTTFAGIDGTTTGDNRAIWAVGFRQPYSMSISASGDLLVADVGENSFEELNLGKAGANYGWGVTEGPFDPLEYPNFTAPIVAYPHGDGLEAGNAVTGASVYQPFANASGQFPGEFVGDYFYMDFENGWINHFDPSTSESANFASELTGVLPTALTTTPDGDLLYLSFGFGPAAGKLYSIGYDEVSPAQVIVGAAGGPLVQIGDAAQAKVVSEFLAFQPGFTGGVHVAMGDVTGDRVDDFVYSVASGGAPRVQVVDGASKAVVYDFFAFETSFTGGVFVSVGDLDRDGFADLVMTAGNGGGPRVRIMSGQSGKVISDFLGIADPNFRGGATSAIGDGNGDGFLDLAIGAGIGGGPRVAVYNGALGFPWNTTPSSPFLDFFVFDPSFTGGVSLASADTTGDGMAELIVGAGPGGGPVVSVFNGALLSKGLPANQARIVSFLTGDVNNRGGVNVAARDLTGDQIAELLIGSGASTTPTYQIRNVSESGEVTTLVTQDATDPAFLDGVFVG, from the coding sequence ATGACAACCATCCGACCGTCTGTACTTTCACTCGAAGATCGAAGCGTGCCGACCACCTTGCCGACCGGGTTTAGCGAATCGGTTTTGGCCGAAGGGCTGAGCCGTCCCAGCGCCATGGCGGTGGCCCCAGACGGGCGAATCTTCATCACCGAACAGGGCGGCACGGTTCGGATTGTCGATGATGGCGAATTGGTTGCCACGCCTCTTCTGACGGTGAATGTCGATCCGTCGGTGAACACGAAATTCAGCCACAGCGGATTGATCGGCATTGCCATCGACCCGGATTTCCGCACCAACGGGCACATCTACATCAACTACACCGCTCCTGGCGAAAATGGCGATCAGCCCTTCAACCGGATCAGTCGATATACCGTCAACGCCGACAACATGACGGTTGGTGGCGAGACCGTGCTGGTCGAACTCGATCCGCTCGATGATCCCACCAGCGAGCAAGGCGGGACGATGGTCTTTGGCCGCGATGGCAAGCTATACGTTGGTGTGGGCTATCTGGATAACTTGGACAATCCGCAGTCGCTGAACAACCGCTTCGGCAAGATTCTGCGATACAACAAAGATGGTTCGATTCCCGACGATAATCCGACGACGTTTGCGGGCATCGACGGCACAACGACCGGTGACAATCGCGCGATTTGGGCGGTTGGCTTCCGGCAGCCGTACTCGATGTCCATCTCGGCGAGTGGGGATCTGCTCGTTGCCGACGTTGGGGAAAACTCGTTTGAAGAACTCAATCTGGGCAAAGCCGGTGCCAACTATGGTTGGGGCGTGACCGAAGGCCCGTTTGACCCGCTGGAATATCCGAATTTCACGGCCCCGATCGTGGCGTATCCGCATGGTGATGGCCTGGAAGCGGGCAACGCGGTGACGGGTGCATCGGTCTATCAGCCGTTTGCGAATGCCTCGGGACAATTCCCCGGCGAATTCGTTGGCGATTATTTCTACATGGATTTCGAGAATGGTTGGATCAACCATTTCGATCCCAGCACAAGCGAATCGGCGAATTTCGCCAGCGAACTCACTGGCGTGCTGCCCACGGCGCTGACCACCACCCCCGATGGCGATTTGCTCTATCTGTCGTTCGGATTCGGACCGGCAGCGGGTAAGTTGTACTCGATCGGGTATGATGAGGTCTCCCCGGCCCAGGTCATCGTCGGAGCGGCGGGCGGACCGTTGGTGCAAATCGGCGATGCGGCCCAGGCGAAGGTCGTCTCGGAATTCCTGGCGTTTCAACCGGGATTCACCGGCGGCGTGCATGTGGCCATGGGCGATGTCACCGGCGATCGCGTGGACGATTTCGTCTACTCCGTCGCGTCCGGTGGTGCGCCCCGGGTGCAAGTCGTGGATGGTGCCAGCAAGGCCGTCGTGTACGACTTCTTTGCCTTTGAAACCAGCTTTACCGGTGGCGTGTTCGTCTCGGTGGGCGATCTCGACCGCGATGGCTTTGCCGACCTGGTGATGACCGCCGGCAATGGTGGCGGGCCGCGTGTCCGGATCATGTCCGGGCAGTCTGGCAAAGTCATCAGCGACTTTTTGGGCATCGCCGATCCGAACTTCCGGGGCGGGGCCACTTCGGCGATTGGCGACGGCAATGGCGATGGCTTCCTCGATCTGGCCATTGGCGCAGGCATCGGCGGCGGTCCTCGCGTGGCCGTCTACAACGGCGCACTCGGATTCCCCTGGAACACCACGCCCAGCTCGCCGTTTTTGGATTTCTTCGTCTTTGACCCCAGCTTCACGGGTGGCGTGTCGCTGGCGTCCGCAGATACCACCGGCGATGGCATGGCGGAGTTGATCGTTGGCGCGGGACCGGGCGGCGGGCCAGTCGTCAGCGTGTTCAACGGCGCACTCCTATCCAAGGGATTGCCTGCCAACCAAGCGCGAATCGTGAGTTTCTTGACCGGCGATGTCAACAATCGCGGCGGTGTGAATGTGGCGGCCCGCGATCTGACCGGCGACCAAATCGCCGAGTTGCTGATTGGCTCTGGGGCCAGCACCACGCCGACATATCAGATTCGCAATGTCTCCGAATCGGGAGAAGTGACGACTCTGGTGACGCAAGACGCGACCGATCCCGCATTCCTGGACGGGGTGTTCGTCGGCTAA
- the ffh gene encoding signal recognition particle protein, with translation MFDSIQRGLSDALKKLRGRGRLTADNIREGLREVRRALLEADVNFTVVTKFIQRVEERSVGQDVLARVDPSEQIVKIVFDELVALMGPVDPKISFAKDRPTILMMCGLQGAGKTTTTGKLGLTLQSQGRRPLLVAADLQRPAAVDQLKIIGQQLGLPVYSEMTDPVQVCRNAVTFAKQNNLDTIILDTAGRLQIDAALMEELQQIDRLVKPDQLFLVVDAMIGQEAANVAKTFNDTLSLNAVILTKLDGDARGGAALSIKEVTGVPIKFVGMGEKLDKLEPFEPEGMASRILGQGDLMGLVRKVAEIQTQISKEELEEQQRKMEEGAFTLDDFRKQFVQLQKLGMKNMVGMMPGMSEMIPAGEDPEVALRRVQGMIDSMTKEERRRPHIIDLSRRKRIAAGSGMQAHEVNQFLKQFEQVQALMKQMASMSVFQRIKMVTGLGKMGAFMPGGENMLKTKGDTGHRKTAKERAEERKKKQKKDKRDKRK, from the coding sequence ATGTTCGATAGCATCCAACGAGGGCTGAGCGACGCGCTAAAGAAGCTGCGCGGCCGCGGCCGACTCACCGCTGATAATATCCGAGAAGGGCTGCGCGAGGTTCGCCGGGCGCTGCTGGAAGCGGATGTCAATTTCACCGTCGTCACCAAATTTATCCAACGAGTGGAAGAACGCTCGGTGGGTCAAGATGTGCTGGCGCGTGTCGATCCCAGCGAACAGATTGTCAAAATTGTCTTCGACGAACTCGTCGCCCTGATGGGGCCAGTCGATCCGAAGATTTCGTTTGCCAAAGATCGTCCGACGATCTTGATGATGTGCGGTTTGCAAGGTGCGGGGAAAACCACCACCACCGGGAAACTCGGCCTGACGCTGCAATCGCAAGGGCGTCGCCCGCTGCTGGTTGCGGCGGACTTGCAGCGACCCGCCGCCGTCGATCAGCTCAAGATCATCGGCCAACAATTGGGCCTGCCTGTTTACAGCGAAATGACCGACCCGGTGCAGGTCTGCCGGAATGCGGTCACCTTTGCAAAACAAAATAATCTCGATACGATTATTCTGGATACCGCCGGTCGATTGCAGATCGATGCTGCTCTGATGGAAGAGTTGCAACAGATCGACCGATTGGTGAAGCCCGATCAGTTGTTTCTGGTCGTGGATGCGATGATTGGCCAAGAAGCCGCCAATGTCGCAAAGACGTTCAACGATACACTCAGCCTGAATGCGGTGATTCTGACCAAGCTCGACGGCGATGCCCGCGGTGGGGCAGCGCTCTCGATTAAGGAAGTCACCGGCGTCCCGATCAAATTCGTCGGGATGGGCGAAAAGCTGGATAAGCTCGAACCATTCGAGCCGGAAGGGATGGCCTCGCGGATTCTCGGTCAGGGCGACCTGATGGGGTTGGTCCGCAAGGTGGCCGAAATCCAGACGCAGATCAGCAAAGAAGAGCTCGAAGAACAGCAACGGAAGATGGAAGAGGGGGCATTCACCCTCGACGATTTCCGCAAGCAGTTTGTGCAGTTGCAAAAGCTGGGGATGAAGAACATGGTCGGCATGATGCCGGGCATGTCCGAAATGATCCCGGCGGGCGAAGATCCCGAAGTCGCCCTGCGCCGCGTGCAGGGGATGATCGATTCGATGACGAAAGAAGAACGTCGTCGCCCGCATATCATCGATCTGTCCCGCCGCAAGCGGATCGCCGCGGGGTCGGGGATGCAAGCCCACGAAGTGAATCAGTTCCTGAAGCAATTCGAGCAAGTTCAGGCACTGATGAAGCAGATGGCGAGCATGTCGGTGTTCCAACGGATCAAGATGGTCACCGGGTTGGGCAAAATGGGTGCCTTCATGCCCGGCGGCGAGAACATGCTGAAGACCAAAGGCGACACCGGGCACCGCAAGACCGCGAAAGAGCGGGCCGAGGAACGCAAGAAAAAGCAGAAGAAAGACAAACGCGATAAGCGGAAATAA
- a CDS encoding GNAT family N-acetyltransferase: protein MAEITTRRLGCEDLPEMRRMLAVFAAAFEEPETYLGNPPSDDYLRQLLAQSHFVAIGGYVGPELAGGLAAYVLPKFEQERSECYIYDLAVAESFRRRGVATAMIRQLQDIAATSGISVIYVQADRVDAPAVALYRKFGPPESVFHFDVWPESPAMESDSEPVSEA from the coding sequence ATGGCAGAAATCACCACACGGCGACTCGGTTGTGAGGATCTCCCCGAGATGCGGCGCATGCTCGCCGTGTTTGCGGCCGCGTTCGAGGAGCCGGAGACCTATTTGGGCAACCCCCCATCGGATGACTATTTGCGGCAACTGCTGGCGCAATCGCACTTTGTGGCCATCGGTGGGTATGTGGGGCCGGAGTTGGCCGGCGGATTGGCCGCGTATGTGCTGCCGAAATTCGAGCAGGAACGCTCGGAATGCTACATCTACGATCTTGCCGTCGCGGAATCATTTCGGCGGCGTGGGGTGGCGACGGCGATGATTCGTCAGCTTCAGGACATCGCGGCGACTTCTGGAATTTCCGTCATCTATGTGCAAGCGGATCGCGTCGATGCCCCGGCGGTGGCGTTGTATCGCAAATTCGGCCCGCCGGAATCGGTGTTTCACTTCGACGTGTGGCCCGAATCGCCCGCGATGGAGTCCGATTCGGAACCTGTGTCGGAGGCTTGA
- a CDS encoding alpha/beta hydrolase has product MSRLSMLMLATMLMLGQSVQAQPPVRNYDAAGAPPFQVLEEGKNPPLDAYDNFVIGPKYVPAVERKAVDGVPQGKVMQFVIDSKETRLMNPGIARKQFGKVDPNNPKTLIVETFPIDYKRAITVYIPANYQAGTEAPFMVVHDGPGPNANPKSNLQTILDNLIAQKRIPPIVVIHIANGGGDAQGHQRGKEYDNMSSMFADYIEEEVLPRVQKQCGVKLTKDPDGRAAMGNSSGGSAALIMAWFRNDLYRRVLTTSGTFVNQAWPFDPKFPDGAWGFHESLIPNQPKKPIRIFISVGDRDLLNPNVMRDNMHDWVEANHRMAKVLKAKGYEYQYLFCRNAGHSIGNAQQQFLPHAIEWVWKGYGKTPIK; this is encoded by the coding sequence ATGTCGAGACTCTCCATGTTGATGTTGGCCACGATGCTGATGCTGGGGCAATCGGTGCAGGCCCAACCGCCGGTGCGGAATTATGATGCCGCGGGCGCACCGCCGTTTCAGGTGCTGGAAGAAGGGAAGAATCCGCCGCTGGATGCCTACGATAACTTTGTGATTGGGCCAAAGTATGTGCCCGCGGTGGAACGCAAAGCAGTGGATGGGGTGCCGCAGGGCAAGGTGATGCAGTTTGTCATCGACTCCAAGGAAACCCGGCTGATGAATCCGGGCATCGCCCGCAAGCAGTTCGGCAAAGTCGATCCGAACAATCCCAAGACGCTCATCGTCGAGACCTTCCCCATCGATTACAAACGGGCCATTACGGTCTACATCCCGGCGAATTACCAAGCGGGCACCGAGGCTCCGTTTATGGTGGTGCATGACGGGCCGGGGCCGAATGCCAATCCCAAGTCGAACTTGCAGACCATCTTGGATAATCTGATTGCGCAGAAGCGCATTCCGCCGATTGTGGTGATTCACATCGCCAACGGTGGCGGCGATGCCCAGGGGCATCAGCGCGGCAAAGAATACGACAATATGTCGTCCATGTTCGCCGATTACATCGAAGAAGAAGTGCTGCCCCGTGTCCAGAAGCAATGCGGGGTCAAACTGACGAAGGATCCCGATGGCCGCGCAGCAATGGGCAACAGCTCCGGCGGTTCCGCCGCGTTGATTATGGCGTGGTTCCGCAACGATTTGTATCGCCGCGTGCTGACCACTTCCGGCACGTTCGTCAATCAGGCGTGGCCGTTCGATCCGAAATTCCCCGATGGCGCATGGGGATTCCACGAATCGCTGATCCCGAACCAGCCGAAGAAGCCCATTCGCATCTTCATCTCGGTCGGCGATCGCGATTTGCTCAATCCCAATGTGATGCGCGATAACATGCACGATTGGGTCGAAGCCAATCATCGCATGGCGAAGGTGCTCAAGGCCAAGGGGTACGAATATCAGTATCTCTTCTGTCGGAACGCGGGTCACAGTATCGGCAATGCCCAGCAGCAATTCCTGCCCCACGCCATTGAGTGGGTCTGGAAAGGCTACGGGAAAACGCCGATCAAGTAA
- a CDS encoding SMI1/KNR4 family protein, with amino-acid sequence MTREQLAILEAELGRTLPEEYRRVAEDSPFRPVGNDAVYWFYSDPMRVRSATLAPLADGDYSGAGWRTSFLAIGESPAGDLYLMETAEPQLPIWMLDHETHELTCEWSSFAEFVHEWQQFSEHASVTPPAADSGEVRWALAWQILIGSIGVPLLAWWAVWWMR; translated from the coding sequence ATGACCCGAGAACAACTCGCGATTCTGGAGGCGGAATTGGGGCGGACGTTGCCGGAAGAATATCGGCGCGTTGCCGAGGATTCGCCGTTTCGCCCGGTGGGAAATGATGCGGTCTATTGGTTCTATTCCGATCCGATGCGGGTGCGAAGTGCGACGCTTGCCCCGTTGGCGGATGGGGATTATTCCGGTGCCGGGTGGCGAACGAGTTTCTTGGCAATTGGCGAGAGTCCCGCAGGGGATTTGTATCTGATGGAAACCGCCGAGCCGCAATTGCCGATCTGGATGCTCGATCACGAAACCCACGAGCTGACCTGCGAGTGGTCGAGCTTCGCGGAATTTGTCCACGAGTGGCAGCAATTTTCCGAACATGCGTCGGTTACGCCACCCGCAGCGGATTCCGGTGAGGTGCGCTGGGCACTCGCCTGGCAGATTCTCATCGGTTCCATTGGGGTGCCATTGCTGGCGTGGTGGGCCGTTTGGTGGATGCGCTAA
- a CDS encoding calcium/sodium antiporter: MIVAIGLIVLGIALLVLGGETLLRGAVGLATLCRLTPAVIGLTVVAAGTSVPELAVSGIAAYQGKTDIAVANVVGSNIFNIAAILGLCALIRPMPITGNTVKLEYPVLALVTLLAIVLMQDGSVQRLDAVLFLGIYVGFTAYLVRLVRQQVTGTEASEFRAEVAEIAPESAPPRAWVCLSLVAAGVALLGGGAHATVTGAVEIARYLGWSERLIGLTIVSAGTGLPEVVASLVSTLRGRSDVAIGNVIGSNLFNILGILGLSALVAPLPVAPPILASDCWWMLGITLVLFPMMVTGMRIHRWEGLLLMAIYGFYLWRLLTLPEDPTAIDEIATPAISVAE; the protein is encoded by the coding sequence ATGATTGTTGCGATCGGGCTAATTGTGTTGGGGATTGCGTTATTGGTGCTGGGCGGCGAGACGTTGCTGCGTGGCGCGGTGGGGCTGGCGACGCTTTGCCGATTGACCCCCGCGGTAATCGGCCTCACGGTCGTCGCTGCCGGGACATCGGTGCCCGAACTGGCGGTGAGCGGCATTGCGGCCTATCAGGGCAAAACCGATATCGCGGTGGCGAATGTCGTTGGCTCCAACATCTTCAACATCGCGGCGATCTTGGGGCTTTGTGCACTCATTCGCCCCATGCCAATCACCGGGAACACCGTGAAACTGGAATATCCCGTGCTGGCGCTGGTCACGCTGTTGGCGATTGTGCTGATGCAAGATGGATCTGTGCAGCGGTTGGATGCCGTGTTGTTTCTCGGAATTTACGTTGGGTTCACGGCGTATCTGGTGCGATTGGTTCGGCAGCAAGTCACTGGCACCGAAGCCAGCGAATTCCGCGCCGAAGTCGCAGAGATCGCCCCCGAATCGGCACCACCCCGAGCGTGGGTCTGCTTATCGCTGGTGGCCGCTGGTGTGGCATTGCTGGGCGGCGGTGCCCATGCAACAGTCACGGGGGCAGTGGAAATTGCGCGGTATCTGGGCTGGTCGGAGCGGCTGATTGGCCTGACGATTGTCTCGGCGGGGACGGGATTGCCGGAAGTGGTCGCCTCGCTGGTGTCCACCCTGCGCGGCCGCAGCGATGTCGCCATTGGCAACGTCATTGGCTCGAATCTATTCAACATTCTCGGCATTTTGGGGCTCAGTGCGCTGGTGGCCCCGTTGCCGGTGGCGCCACCCATTCTGGCCAGCGATTGCTGGTGGATGCTGGGAATCACGCTGGTGTTGTTCCCGATGATGGTCACCGGAATGCGAATTCATCGCTGGGAAGGGCTGCTGCTCATGGCCATTTACGGCTTCTATCTGTGGCGGCTGCTGACCTTGCCGGAAGATCCCACGGCAATCGACGAAATCGCAACGCCCGCGATTTCCGTTGCGGAATGA